A genomic window from Vitis riparia cultivar Riparia Gloire de Montpellier isolate 1030 chromosome 16, EGFV_Vit.rip_1.0, whole genome shotgun sequence includes:
- the LOC117933727 gene encoding calcium-dependent protein kinase 26-like isoform X1 — protein MAVAKSNSSSESSTKAPHCYKVESLKETILDTDQTSNLKDRFVLGEQLGWGQFGVIRACSDKLAGEVLACKSIAKDRLVTQDDVRSVKLEIEIMTKLSGHPNVVDLKAVYEEEDYVHLVMELCAGGELFHQLEKHGRFSEAEARVLFRHLMEVVMYCHDKGIVHRDLKPENILLATKASSSPIKLADFGLATYIKPGQSLYGTVGSPFYIAPEVLAGGYNQAADVWSAGVILYILLSGMPPFWGKTKSRIFDAVRAADLRFPSDPWDQLSGSAEELIRGMLCRDPSQRLTAQEVLDHSWIRDHAQSFEEPREHENQSYEHLGEGGSSFSTFMTRNQDISFGTGPRVICDAQSPQFTCRSSFTSFGLEPSTPCFASGGFSFGSTDEPNTLEFSSPVPSMPSFAFFSPCPITVQESYTLDLSANISTVNAIQKEASLGRLFMLSDSSVCLGHEAKDIHYKTAEVKRAGGTSGYRMSGIHKRNRTIGLGEFDQLDLVVTESVIRWASCTHLPTASSLRSSLVC, from the exons ATGGCTGTTGCCAAGAGCAACAGCAGCAGTGAATCATCGACCAAAGCCCCTCATTGTTACAAAGTTGAAAGCTTGAAGGAAACCATATTGGACACAGACCAGACCTCAAATTTGAAAGACCGATTTGTTCTTGGGGAGCAGTTGGGTTGGGGACAGTTTGGTGTTATTAGGGCTTGCTCTGATAAGTTAGCTGGAGAGGTGTTGGCATGCAAGTCAATTGCCAAAGACAGGTTGGTCACTCAGGATGATGTGCGGAGTGTGAAACTTGAGATTGAAATAATGACCAAGTTATCGGGGCACCCAAATGTTGTGGATCTCAAAGCAGTTTATGAGGAGGAAGATTATGTTCATTTGGTGATGGAGCTTTGTGCTGGTGGAGAACTCTTTCACCAGTTAGAGAAGCATGGAAGGTTCTCTGAAGCCGAGGCTAGGGTTCTCTTTAGGCATCTGATGGAAGTGGTGATGTATTGCCATGACAAAGGTATTGTTCATAGAGATCTGAAGCCTGAGAACATCCTCTTGGCCACAAAAGCATCATCCTCACCAATTAAATTGGCTGATTTTGGTCTTGCAACCTACATCAAGCCTG GGCAGAGTTTGTATGGGACTGTTGGGAGTCCATTTTACATAGCTCCTGAGGTACTGGCAGGGGGTTATAACCAGGCTGCTGATGTATGGAGCGCCGGAGTTATTCTCTATATTCTTCTTAGTGGGATGCCGCCATTTTGGGGAAAGACAAAGTCAAGGATATTTGATGCTGTCAGGGCAGCTGATCTACGGTTTCCATCTGATCCTTGGGACCAGCTATCTGGTTCTGCTGAGGAATTAATTAGGGGAATGCTCTGTAGGGATCCTTCTCAAAGGCTCACAGCTCAGGAGGTTCTAG ATCACTCATGGATTAGGGACCATGCACAATCTTTTGAGGAACCACGTGAACATGAAAACCAAAGTTATGAACACTTGGGTGAAGGCGGAAGCTCTTTCTCTACTTTTATGACTAGGAATCAGGACATCAGCTTTGGCACTGGACCGCGTGTTATTTGTGATGCCCAGTCACCTCAATTCACATGCAGATCATCCTTTACTTCCTTTGGGTTAGAACCATCAACACCTTGCTTTGCATCTGGTGGGTTTTCTTTTGGCAGCACTGATGAGCCCAACACCTTGGAATTCTCATCTCCTGTTCCCTCAATGCCAAGCTTCGCATTCTTCAGCCCTTGCCCCATCACCGTGCAAGAGAGTTATACATTGGATCTTTCAGCCAACATATCCACTGTAAATGCAATTCAGAAAG AGGCAAGCTTAGGAAGGCTGTTTATGTTGTCAGATTCTTCTGTTTGCCTTGGGCATGAAGCAAAAGACATTCATTACAAGACAGCTGAAGTGAAGAGGGCTGGAGGAACATCTGGGTATAGGATGTCGGGCATTCACAAGAGGAACAGAACAATTGGCCTTGGTGAATTTGATCAGCTTGATTTAGTGGTAACTGAATCAGTGATTCGTTGGGCATCATGCACACATCTCCCTACTGCATCATCACTTAGATCTTCTCTCGTCTGTTGA
- the LOC117933835 gene encoding zinc finger CCCH domain-containing protein 48-like: MDVDEHGNKRVFQRLGASNDSGKQHKVCYHWRAGRCNKFPCPYLHRELPGPPPQQHQPFISNGSSSKRPNQGVHDDRSFSGARRSPNFNPTWGRVHGAGAGNRAQGSGGGNRVFRKIEKLCNYWLQGNCSYGEKCKFLHSWSVGDCFSSLTQLEGHQKVVSGIALPSGSDKLYTGSKDETVRIWDCQSGQCTGVVNLGGEVGCMISEGPWLFVGIPNVVKAWHTQNNTELSLSGPTGQVYALVVGNDLLFAGVQDGAILAWKFNAVSNCFEPAASLKGHTQSVITLVVGANRLYSGSMDRSIRVWNLENLQCLQTLTEHTSVVMSLLCWDQFLLSCSLDGTVKVWVATESGNLEVTYTHNEEQGVLYLCGMHDSEAKPVLLCSCNDNTVRVYDLPSFSERGKIFSREGIRAIQIGPGGLFFTGDGSGQVRVWNWSTEAAAPA, from the exons ATGGATGTTGACGAGCATGGTAACAAACGGGTGTTTCAACGACTTGGAGCTTCGAATGATAGTGGCAAACAACATAAGGTTTGTTACCATTGGAGGGCAGGCAGGTGCAACAAGTTCCCTTGTCCGTACCTACACAGAGAATTACCAGGTCCTCCTCCCCAACAACACCAACCATTCATAAGCAATGGATCATCGTCCAAACGGCCAAATCAAGGAGTACATGACGATCGCAGCTTTTCTGGTGCACGAAGAAGTCCTAATTTTAATCCTACGTGGGGGCGAGTTCATGGCGCTGGTGCGGGCAATAGAGCTCAAGGTAGTGGCGGGGGCAATAGAGTATTTAGGAAGATTGAGAAGCTTTGTAATTATTGGCTTCAAGGAAATTGTAGTTATGGGGAAAAGTGCAAGTTTTTGCATTCTTGGAGTGTTGGTGATTGTTTCTCGAGTTTGACACAGCTTGAAGGGCATCAGAAG GTTGTCAGTGGGATTGCTTTGCCATCTGGGTCTGATAAGCTATATACTGGGAGCAAAGATGAAACTGTGAGGATTTGGGACTGTCAATCTGGTCAG tGCACTGGTGTGGTTAATCTTGGTGGAGAAGTTGGCTGTATGATTAGTGAGGGCCCATGGTTGTTTGTGGGTATACCAAATGTTGTTAAG GCATGGCACACTCAAAATAACACTGAATTGAGTCTCAGTGGACCCACTGGACAAGTTTATGCATTGGTTGTTGGTAATGATCTGCTCTTTGCTGGTGTACAG GATGGAGCAATACTGGCATGGAAATTTAATGCAGTTTCCAACTGCTTTGAACCAGCTGCCTCACTCAAAGGTCACACTCAATCAGTGATCACGCTAGTTGTTGGAGCTAACAGGCTCTACTCTGGTTCCATGGACCGTTCTATAAGA gTCTGGAACCTTGAAAATTTGCAGTGTCTGCAGACATTGACTGAACATACTTCAGTTGTAATGTCTCTTCTTTGCTGGGACCAGTTTCTTTTATCTTGTTCGCTTGATGGAACTGTAAAG GTTTGGGTTGCAACAGAAAGTGGAAATTTGGAAGTAACATACACCCACAATGAAGAACAG GGTGTTCTCTACCTCTGCGGAATGCATGATTCAGAAGCCAAGCCAGTCCTTCTGTGCTCTTGCAATGACAACACTGTCCGCGTTTACGACTTGCCATC ATTTTCTGAAAGGGGGAAGATATTTTCAAGGGAGGGGATCAGAGCAATTCAGATAGGACCAGGTGGTCTTTTCTTTACTGGCGATGGAAGTGGTCAAGTGAGAGTATGGAATTGGTCGACTGAGGCCGCGGCTCCTGCTTGA
- the LOC117933727 gene encoding calcium-dependent protein kinase 26-like isoform X2 — translation MAVAKSNSSSESSTKAPHCYKVESLKETILDTDQTSNLKDRFVLGEQLGWGQFGVIRACSDKLAGEVLACKSIAKDRLVTQDDVRSVKLEIEIMTKLSGHPNVVDLKAVYEEEDYVHLVMELCAGGELFHQLEKHGRFSEAEARVLFRHLMEVVMYCHDKGIVHRDLKPENILLATKASSSPIKLADFGLATYIKPGQSLYGTVGSPFYIAPEVLAGGYNQAADVWSAGVILYILLSGMPPFWGKTKSRIFDAVRAADLRFPSDPWDQLSGSAEELIRGMLCRDPSQRLTAQEVLDHSWIRDHAQSFEEPREHENQSYEHLGEGGSSFSTFMTRNQDISFGTGPRVICDAQSPQFTCRSSFTSFGLEPSTPCFASGGFSFGSTDEPNTLEFSSPVPSMPSFAFFSPCPITVQESYTLDLSANISTVNAIQKDSSVCLGHEAKDIHYKTAEVKRAGGTSGYRMSGIHKRNRTIGLGEFDQLDLVVTESVIRWASCTHLPTASSLRSSLVC, via the exons ATGGCTGTTGCCAAGAGCAACAGCAGCAGTGAATCATCGACCAAAGCCCCTCATTGTTACAAAGTTGAAAGCTTGAAGGAAACCATATTGGACACAGACCAGACCTCAAATTTGAAAGACCGATTTGTTCTTGGGGAGCAGTTGGGTTGGGGACAGTTTGGTGTTATTAGGGCTTGCTCTGATAAGTTAGCTGGAGAGGTGTTGGCATGCAAGTCAATTGCCAAAGACAGGTTGGTCACTCAGGATGATGTGCGGAGTGTGAAACTTGAGATTGAAATAATGACCAAGTTATCGGGGCACCCAAATGTTGTGGATCTCAAAGCAGTTTATGAGGAGGAAGATTATGTTCATTTGGTGATGGAGCTTTGTGCTGGTGGAGAACTCTTTCACCAGTTAGAGAAGCATGGAAGGTTCTCTGAAGCCGAGGCTAGGGTTCTCTTTAGGCATCTGATGGAAGTGGTGATGTATTGCCATGACAAAGGTATTGTTCATAGAGATCTGAAGCCTGAGAACATCCTCTTGGCCACAAAAGCATCATCCTCACCAATTAAATTGGCTGATTTTGGTCTTGCAACCTACATCAAGCCTG GGCAGAGTTTGTATGGGACTGTTGGGAGTCCATTTTACATAGCTCCTGAGGTACTGGCAGGGGGTTATAACCAGGCTGCTGATGTATGGAGCGCCGGAGTTATTCTCTATATTCTTCTTAGTGGGATGCCGCCATTTTGGGGAAAGACAAAGTCAAGGATATTTGATGCTGTCAGGGCAGCTGATCTACGGTTTCCATCTGATCCTTGGGACCAGCTATCTGGTTCTGCTGAGGAATTAATTAGGGGAATGCTCTGTAGGGATCCTTCTCAAAGGCTCACAGCTCAGGAGGTTCTAG ATCACTCATGGATTAGGGACCATGCACAATCTTTTGAGGAACCACGTGAACATGAAAACCAAAGTTATGAACACTTGGGTGAAGGCGGAAGCTCTTTCTCTACTTTTATGACTAGGAATCAGGACATCAGCTTTGGCACTGGACCGCGTGTTATTTGTGATGCCCAGTCACCTCAATTCACATGCAGATCATCCTTTACTTCCTTTGGGTTAGAACCATCAACACCTTGCTTTGCATCTGGTGGGTTTTCTTTTGGCAGCACTGATGAGCCCAACACCTTGGAATTCTCATCTCCTGTTCCCTCAATGCCAAGCTTCGCATTCTTCAGCCCTTGCCCCATCACCGTGCAAGAGAGTTATACATTGGATCTTTCAGCCAACATATCCACTGTAAATGCAATTCAGAAAG ATTCTTCTGTTTGCCTTGGGCATGAAGCAAAAGACATTCATTACAAGACAGCTGAAGTGAAGAGGGCTGGAGGAACATCTGGGTATAGGATGTCGGGCATTCACAAGAGGAACAGAACAATTGGCCTTGGTGAATTTGATCAGCTTGATTTAGTGGTAACTGAATCAGTGATTCGTTGGGCATCATGCACACATCTCCCTACTGCATCATCACTTAGATCTTCTCTCGTCTGTTGA
- the LOC117933961 gene encoding uncharacterized protein LOC117933961 has product MSCFSLPLNSKILIPQKMGSKMNSPNSPILCKLHTNQPYNPRIKTIAFSSFSIQNQQAPTDQTQLPKTSAYTVKFRTLGACKLGISRYPDFEYNAEGGTGTGTGTAPIVEDNSLKDQVSVCFDLKTLYVPPLTTATTRFLGLPFPPFLRIDIVPELFQGNISRESGKVNLEFKAKFLFSVGNIYRAPPLMVATVLTSEESEGRMRRGRGERLDGEGKCRLVGVATVEAIDDVFMNTFLGLPTECLANLNAVITYSTS; this is encoded by the exons ATGAGCTGCTTTTCCTTACCTCTGAACTCCAAAATCTTAATTCCACAAAAAATGGGGTCTAAAATGAACTCCCCAAACTCTCCAATTCTGTGCAAATTGCACACAAACCAGCCATATAACCCCAGAATCAAAACCATTGCCTTCTCTTCTTTCTCCATTCAAAACCAACAAGCACCCACTGATCAGACCCAACTCCCAAAGACTAGTGCTTACACTGTTAAATTCAGGACCCTAGGAGCTTGTAAGCTCGGCATCTCCAGATATCCTGACTTTGAGTATAATGCAGAGGGTGGAACTGGAACTGGGACTGGGACTGCCCCAATTGTTGAAGATAATAGCTTGAAGGATCAAGTTTCGGTTTGTTTTGACCTGAAAACTCTTTACGTTCCACCATTGACCACTGCAACAACTAGGTTTTTGGGGTTGCCTTTTCCACCATTTCTGAGGATCGATATCGTTCCGGAGCTCTTCCAGGGGAACATCAGTCGAGAATCTGGCAAG GTTAATCTTGAATTCAAGGCTAAGTTTTTGTTTTCGGTGGGGAATATCTACAGAGCGCCTCCTTTGATGGTGGCCACGGTGTTGACGTCGGAGGAATCAGAAGGCAGAATGAGGAGGGGGAGAGGGGAGAGGCTGGATGGAGAAGGGAAGTGCAGGTTGGTTGGGGTGGCAACAGTAGAAGCCATTGATGATGTCTTCATGAACACCTTTCTCGGCCTTCCCACTGAGTGCCTTGCCAACTTGAATGCCGTTATTACCTACTCCACTTCttaa